GCCTGGAAAAACATGGAAGCGTACACCAGTTTCACGGCCTTGCTGAGCTGATGGAGATTCCTCTCTACGTCGTCGTGGGAATTCGGCAGCAAATAGGTGGAATACATGCCAGCCAACGAATGGTACTGGGAATCTTCGAACAGACTGGACGACCGCACCGATAGCGGGTACCGGTTCCGCTCCAGATAAAACCGCAGCGATTCCACCAGATCCTCCGGGAGACTTCCGGCGTAGAACTCCCGTTTAATCTCCTCATTGCTTTCCCAGTTCATGCCCTTATCCCAGAGATGGTTTTGGCGCATGAATTCATCGAAGGCGTCGGTACCGATGACTGCAATCTTCGGGATGCGAATGTTGATATCCGGAAATTTCTCCTCAATGTCCGAACGGTGGAGCATATTGGTAGCGAATGCCAGTCCGCGGGCCTTCCCGCCAAGCGATCCGCTGCGAATATTGGTGATAGAAGCGGAGGGATCGTAGGAAGATTCTGAAAACTCCACGATCCGTCCCTTCTGCTGGACGTGTCGGGCCTCATCGATGGCATCGATCAGATAGTCCCGCATCTCCTCAAGCGTATCGAAGTCAGAAACCTGCACCGGCCGGAGCAAGCTGGCCAGTTGAAACTCGCCGCGGACAGCAAGCCAGTTGGAGAAATGATTGCTCGCAGCGTGGTACAGCAGGGATTCTTTGGGCAGGGTAATCAAATGCTCCTCAAACTCCAACAGATCCGTGGCACGGCCGATCTCCTCGCCGTCCTGATCCCGGAATATGAAGTCGCCGAACCCAAAATTATTCACCATAAATTCCCGGAGATCCCAGAGAAGTGTCTGGGACTTCTTGTACAGGAAGTGCGCCTGTACATCCTTGGCCTTGACGGCGTTCTTCTCGCTGGTGGATTGCAGCATAATCGGCATATGCGGATCCTGCTCCCGGAGATATCGCACCAGTTTCAGTCCGGCTTCGTCGTCGAACACGCCACCCTTGGGAAACCGGGTGTCGGAAATCACCCCGAGGATATTCTCCCGGTAGCGATCGAAATAGTCTTCAACCTCCTCATAGGTATTGGCCAACAGAATCTTGGGGCGGCCGCGCATCCGCAGGAGCCGGTGGGCGTCGTTCAGGCTCTTGTCCAGCAGGTGCCGGGTGTGATAATAGATTTCTGAGTAGAGCAGCGGCAGGATGACCGAATAGTAGTACGGATCGTCCTCCACCAGGATCATGGCCCGGACGTCCGCCTTCCGGATGTCTCGATCCACGTTGCGCTTGTCCTCGAAGTACTTGATGATCGCCATCAGCACCTTGGCGTTCCCGGTCCAGATAAACGCCTGGTCAACGGCATCCCTGGGCAGCGGATCGGGCAGGTGCTTCAGCTGGGCGGTGTCGTAGGTCATCAGTACCACCGGCACATCCTGATATTCCTCCTTCACCTGCCGCCCGAAGGAGATGGGATCCATGTCCGGCACCCGGAGCATTGTGACTACCAGATTAATCTTGCGTTTGGCAAGCAGCTCCATTGCCTCGGCGGCGGTGGAGGCCCGCCAGACCCGCGGCGCATACCGAAGGTTGATTCCGAGGTACTCGTGCAGGATCTGCTCGGACAGGCGACCGTCCTCTTCGATAATGAATGCGTCGTACGGTGACGCCACAATCAGTATCTCATGGATGCGATGCAGCATGAGATCGTGATAATTGAACGAAGACGCCGAGAGATCTTTGGCAACACGGGGGGTAGTTTTTGCTTCGATGGTATTACTCCGGGTTCAGGGTTTGGTTTGATAACTATCCGGCACCGCCGCCGGTTCCGCCACCTGCGGATCCGGCTGTAGCGCCTGATCCACCGGCCACGGAGGAGACGGACTGCATTCCGGTACCGGCGAGAGTGGCCATGCTGCTCGCTACTGCCGCAGCGTCTGAGCTGGCGCCTGAAAACACGATCCACGGGATGGCGTGTGCTCTTGGGGAGGCCTCTGTCAGCCAGTGACCAAGGTGCTTCTCGGAGACGGCCAGCGCTACGGCATAGACAAACATCTTGTCGATATTTTCAGCGCTGAACCTGTTCCGATCGCCATTTTTTATTCCGGTCTTAAAGGCCTTCCATTTCCGAAATACTTCCTCACCGGATTCGGTTCGTCGGACGATCACAAAGGAGAGAATAATAAACACTGCTGTTGTGAACGCGGCAATAAGACCGAATAGCCCTGTCCAGTAGATAGCAAGCAGACTGAAGGCCAGAAGCAATCCCTGAAGCACGCCGTGTATTATAGCACCCTTTATACTCTCGCTGTCCAGCCAGGCGTGGGATTTTGCGTCCTCCTTCACGACCTTGGCCCAGCCTGTGAACCACTTCCGCATATTGCTCCGCTGATCGGTTAGCTGATCGAAATAGACCACACCATCCTCCATCACACTGGTGACGTACTCAAACAAATCCTGTTCCCAGTCCAGCAAATCCGCAGTTTCCGTCGTCCCGGCTCCTTCCGGTAATTCGATCCGGAACCGGGGCTTTTTCTTCTGGAGGAATTTTTTTTCGCCCTCTTCCTCTTTGAGAACAAAATATCCGCGCCTGGCAAGATCGAACAAAGTGGCCACCAGATGACTCCCGTTTACAGAGCGGTTCTGCATCAGCCATCCAACCGTGGCCGGCGGATGCGATGTAGGCGGAGAATACAGGCGCTCCGGGATGCCTTTGATCCTGTGCCGGACGCCGTATTTCCGGAAAAAGTAGACCCAGATCAGCAGACTCAGCACGGCGATGATGATAGTCAAATACCGTCCCAGCGATGCGTAGTGCGCTTTCCGCTCCAGCTCCGCTTCGAGCTCTTTCTGATACATGGCCTCGTCAGCGCGAACGTCGGTGAGGGTCAACTCCGGCGCGGTAATCTCCGGATTCGCCAGCACAGGCGTGGGAAACAGAAATCGGCTCTTCAGGCTCTGGTTGGACTTCAATCGCTCGACCGTAATCAGGGCACCATCTTCCCTGGGGGTAACCGCCGCTGATTCGTTCAGCGTCCTCAGCCAGACGTGCATCGAATCGGAGCCCACGGCTCGCGGCAGCATGCTCCGAACCGTTGCGGATCGGGTGGTAGTCTTCCACTGATCGCCAATAAAATTCCAGAAGAATTCCGCCCACTCCGGCCCCACTGCCAGCGCGCCATGGATTGTATATTCGACAGTAAACGTTTTGGTCTCGTCCTCCGCCTGGTAGAACCACTTCAGGTTGATCTCCTGCTCGTTGGTCGTCACCTGAAATGTCCGTGGTTCTTCAGAATCTTCATGAGTATACAGTCCCTGACCATCTCTAATTGAAATGTCGGTGAGCTCTGTAAATCCTGACTTCTGAATGGTATAGTTTGCCCAGGTGAATTCCTCCTCGAAGGAGTAGGTGCGGGCCTCGGTGAGCCGGACGGTGCCGTCCGCGTTGATGCGGGCTTCGATCTCCACGTTGTCGATAGTATAGTCTTTTGCAAAAACAGAAGTTGCCGTAATAATAGTGAGGAAACTCAACAGCGCGATTTTGCGCATCATGGTCTGCACTCCTCGGGTAACATGTCAATGAATTCCTGTTCGGTGAGGACGGTGACGCCGATCTCCTGTGCCTTGTCCAGCTTGCTGCCGGCGTTTTCACCGGCAACAACGAAGTCCGTATTGCCACTCACAGACGATGTGGCGCGTCCACCCAAACGTTCCGCTAGTTTTTTGGCATCTGAGCGGGTGAAGTGCTCCATCGCACCGGTAAAGACGATGGTTTTGTCTGCAAAG
This Candidatus Neomarinimicrobiota bacterium DNA region includes the following protein-coding sequences:
- a CDS encoding DUF2207 domain-containing protein — encoded protein: MMRKIALLSFLTIITATSVFAKDYTIDNVEIEARINADGTVRLTEARTYSFEEEFTWANYTIQKSGFTELTDISIRDGQGLYTHEDSEEPRTFQVTTNEQEINLKWFYQAEDETKTFTVEYTIHGALAVGPEWAEFFWNFIGDQWKTTTRSATVRSMLPRAVGSDSMHVWLRTLNESAAVTPREDGALITVERLKSNQSLKSRFLFPTPVLANPEITAPELTLTDVRADEAMYQKELEAELERKAHYASLGRYLTIIIAVLSLLIWVYFFRKYGVRHRIKGIPERLYSPPTSHPPATVGWLMQNRSVNGSHLVATLFDLARRGYFVLKEEEGEKKFLQKKKPRFRIELPEGAGTTETADLLDWEQDLFEYVTSVMEDGVVYFDQLTDQRSNMRKWFTGWAKVVKEDAKSHAWLDSESIKGAIIHGVLQGLLLAFSLLAIYWTGLFGLIAAFTTAVFIILSFVIVRRTESGEEVFRKWKAFKTGIKNGDRNRFSAENIDKMFVYAVALAVSEKHLGHWLTEASPRAHAIPWIVFSGASSDAAAVASSMATLAGTGMQSVSSVAGGSGATAGSAGGGTGGGAG